A region of Streptomyces sp. NBC_01750 DNA encodes the following proteins:
- a CDS encoding alkaline phosphatase D family protein codes for MRSASHAPELRAAAGHIGRRRFLTVTGAAAALAFAVNLPGTAHAAELDAKKITEDPFTLGVGSGDPRPGAVLLWTRLATRPYEPDSGLPRAKVPLRWELAHDSRFTRIARRGSVTAHPEFHHSVHVDITGLDHDRPYYYRFRAGNWISPTGRTRTAPARSARINELKLAAVSCQAYHDGYFTAYKHLAEEELDAVFHLGDYIYEYAVNAVGGARNYTDRSLPAHFNRETVTLEDYRMRYGLYKSDPDLKAAHAAHPFVVTWDDHETENNYADETPENDVSPEEFLLRRAAAYRAYWENQPLRKPQQPAGPDMRLYRRLHFGRLAQFDILDTRQYRSDQAYGDGWQVPGPESEDPARTLTGAEQERWLLDGWKASQARWNVVPQQVTFAQRRDVPTGTFKLSMDSWDGYPASRDRVLAGAQAAGIENLMVLTGDVHVGYGLDLKKDFNDPASRTVGTEIVATSVSSGKNGAEKPANWDNLTRANPHMKFYNGRRGYVTVTLGEQRARADFRTVASVTTPGAPVTTAASFVTEAGDPGLKPV; via the coding sequence ATGAGGTCCGCATCGCACGCACCCGAGCTCAGGGCTGCCGCCGGGCACATCGGCCGCCGCAGGTTTCTCACCGTCACCGGCGCCGCCGCGGCGCTCGCCTTCGCCGTCAATCTGCCCGGTACCGCCCACGCCGCCGAGCTCGACGCCAAGAAGATCACCGAGGACCCCTTCACCCTCGGCGTCGGCTCCGGAGACCCGAGGCCCGGTGCCGTACTGCTGTGGACGCGCCTCGCGACCCGCCCGTACGAGCCCGACAGCGGACTGCCGCGCGCCAAGGTGCCGCTGCGCTGGGAGCTGGCCCACGACTCCCGCTTCACCCGTATCGCCCGGCGGGGATCCGTCACCGCCCACCCGGAGTTCCACCACAGCGTCCACGTCGACATCACCGGCCTCGACCACGACCGGCCCTACTACTACCGCTTCCGCGCCGGGAACTGGATCAGCCCGACCGGACGGACCAGGACCGCTCCCGCCCGGTCCGCGCGGATCAATGAGCTGAAGCTCGCCGCCGTCTCCTGCCAGGCGTACCACGACGGCTACTTCACCGCGTACAAGCACCTCGCCGAAGAGGAGCTCGACGCCGTCTTCCACCTCGGCGACTACATCTACGAATACGCCGTCAACGCGGTCGGCGGCGCCCGCAACTACACCGACCGGAGCCTGCCCGCGCACTTCAACCGCGAGACCGTCACGCTCGAGGACTACCGGATGCGCTACGGCCTGTACAAGTCCGACCCCGATCTGAAGGCCGCCCACGCCGCGCACCCCTTCGTCGTCACCTGGGACGACCACGAGACCGAGAACAACTACGCCGACGAGACCCCGGAGAACGACGTCTCGCCGGAGGAGTTCCTGCTGCGCAGGGCCGCCGCCTACCGCGCGTACTGGGAGAACCAGCCGCTGCGCAAGCCGCAGCAGCCCGCAGGACCCGATATGCGGCTCTACCGCCGGCTGCACTTCGGGCGGCTCGCGCAGTTCGACATCCTCGACACCCGTCAGTACCGCTCCGACCAGGCGTACGGCGACGGCTGGCAGGTGCCGGGACCGGAGTCCGAGGACCCGGCGCGCACCCTCACCGGCGCCGAGCAGGAGCGCTGGCTGCTCGACGGGTGGAAGGCCTCGCAAGCACGCTGGAACGTCGTGCCGCAGCAGGTCACCTTCGCGCAACGGCGCGATGTCCCCACCGGCACCTTCAAGTTGAGCATGGACTCCTGGGACGGCTACCCGGCCTCCCGCGACCGCGTCCTGGCCGGCGCGCAGGCGGCCGGTATCGAGAACCTGATGGTCCTCACCGGCGATGTGCACGTCGGATACGGCCTCGATCTGAAGAAGGACTTCAACGACCCCGCGTCCCGCACCGTCGGCACCGAGATCGTCGCCACCTCCGTCAGCAGCGGAAAGAACGGCGCCGAGAAGCCCGCGAACTGGGACAACCTCACCAGGGCCAACCCGCACATGAAGTTCTACAACGGCCGCCGCGGCTATGTGACCGTCACCCTCGGGGAGCAGCGGGCGCGCGCCGACTTCCGGACCGTCGCCTCCGTCACCACACCTGGCGCGCCCGTCACCACGGCCGCGTCCTTCGTGACGGAGGCCGGCGACCCCGGGCTCAAGCCCGTCTAG
- a CDS encoding multidrug effflux MFS transporter: MAESGQSTQGHIPSADPAPAPTAPVPAAAPVAAARRAGLLVTLVLGGLTALPPLSMDMYLPALPAVTDSLRAPAATIQLTLTACLAGMAFGQLVVGPMSDRWGRRRPLLIGMVVYVVATAICALAPTAELLTGFRLLQGLAGAAGIVIARAVVRDLYDGVEMARFFSTLMLISGVAPIIAPLIGGQVLRITDWRGIFVVLTAIGILLTLVVLKWLHETLPREKRHSGGVGQALRTMRGLLADRVFTGYMLTGGLAFAALFAYISASPFVVQEIYGASPQTFSLLFGVNSVGLIAVGQINGKVLVGRVSLDKALGFGLAVITLAATALLLMTSGVFGKVGLLPVAAGLFVLMSAMGLAMPNTNALALMRTPHAAGSASALIGTAAFLIGAVASPLVGIAGEATAVPMAVVQLASALAALGCFLVLCRPWQRRAEAV; the protein is encoded by the coding sequence ATGGCGGAGAGCGGCCAGAGCACACAAGGACACATACCCTCCGCCGACCCGGCGCCCGCACCGACAGCACCCGTACCCGCGGCTGCCCCCGTCGCCGCGGCCCGCCGCGCCGGCCTCCTGGTCACCCTCGTCCTCGGCGGTCTCACCGCGCTGCCGCCGCTCTCCATGGACATGTACCTTCCGGCGCTGCCCGCCGTCACCGATTCGCTGCGCGCCCCCGCCGCGACAATCCAGCTCACGCTCACCGCCTGCCTCGCGGGCATGGCGTTCGGCCAGCTCGTCGTCGGCCCGATGAGCGACAGGTGGGGGCGCCGCCGCCCGCTGCTCATCGGCATGGTCGTGTACGTCGTCGCCACCGCGATCTGCGCACTGGCGCCGACCGCCGAGCTGCTGACCGGCTTCCGGCTGCTGCAGGGACTGGCGGGCGCGGCCGGCATCGTCATCGCGCGGGCCGTGGTGCGCGATCTCTACGACGGCGTGGAGATGGCCCGGTTCTTCTCCACCCTGATGCTGATCTCCGGTGTCGCGCCGATCATCGCGCCGCTGATCGGCGGCCAGGTGCTGCGGATCACCGACTGGCGCGGCATCTTCGTCGTCCTCACCGCCATCGGCATTCTGCTCACCCTCGTCGTGCTGAAGTGGCTGCACGAGACCCTGCCGCGGGAGAAGCGGCACAGCGGCGGCGTCGGCCAGGCCCTGCGCACCATGCGCGGACTGCTCGCCGACCGGGTCTTCACCGGCTACATGCTCACCGGCGGCCTCGCCTTCGCCGCGCTCTTCGCGTACATCTCCGCCTCGCCGTTCGTGGTGCAGGAGATCTACGGCGCGTCCCCGCAGACCTTCAGCCTGCTCTTCGGCGTCAACTCCGTAGGTCTGATCGCCGTCGGCCAGATCAACGGCAAGGTGCTGGTGGGCCGGGTCAGCCTGGACAAGGCGCTCGGCTTCGGCCTGGCCGTGATCACACTGGCCGCCACCGCGCTGCTGCTGATGACCTCGGGAGTCTTCGGAAAGGTGGGCCTGCTCCCGGTCGCGGCCGGACTCTTCGTACTGATGTCGGCGATGGGTCTGGCGATGCCCAACACCAACGCCCTGGCCCTGATGCGTACCCCGCACGCCGCGGGCTCCGCGTCCGCGCTGATCGGCACGGCGGCCTTCCTGATCGGCGCCGTCGCGTCCCCGCTCGTCGGGATCGCGGGCGAGGCGACGGCGGTGCC